One genomic segment of Pseudomonas sp. RU47 includes these proteins:
- a CDS encoding flavin reductase family protein, with protein sequence MSDSHRRPVPLNKAYRLLNHGPTVLVSAAHDGQRNIMAAAWAMPLDFEPPKVAVVLDKSTWTRQLLEASGTFVLNVPCVNQADIVQTVGNTSGLEISQTQGQDKFQAYGLQTFAGEQVEAPLLDGCVAWLECRLLPEPRNHEQYDLFLAEVIAAHADERVFSDGRWHFEGHDGLRTLHHVAGGHFLTIGDAVDGKTLAI encoded by the coding sequence ATGAGCGATTCCCACCGCCGCCCGGTGCCCCTGAACAAAGCCTACCGTTTGCTCAATCACGGGCCGACCGTACTGGTCAGCGCCGCCCACGACGGCCAGCGCAACATCATGGCCGCCGCTTGGGCCATGCCGCTGGATTTCGAGCCACCGAAAGTCGCCGTCGTCCTCGATAAATCCACCTGGACCCGCCAGTTGCTCGAAGCGTCCGGCACCTTCGTGCTCAACGTCCCGTGCGTCAATCAGGCCGACATCGTGCAAACCGTCGGCAATACCTCGGGCTTGGAAATCAGCCAAACCCAAGGGCAAGACAAGTTTCAGGCGTACGGCTTGCAGACGTTTGCCGGCGAACAGGTCGAAGCACCTTTGCTCGACGGCTGTGTGGCCTGGCTCGAATGCCGTTTGCTGCCGGAGCCACGCAATCACGAGCAGTACGATCTGTTCCTCGCCGAAGTCATCGCCGCCCACGCCGATGAACGCGTGTTCAGCGACGGGCGCTGGCATTTCGAAGGGCATGACGGTTTGCGCACCTTGCACCACGTGGCAGGCGGGCATTTTCTGACGATTGGTGATGCGGTGGATGGC